From one Candidatus Zymogenus saltonus genomic stretch:
- a CDS encoding tetratricopeptide repeat protein: protein MTARYEAAISDFTKTIKYYPSFSPGYFWRGRSYNEIKKIKEALSDFDRAIELDPENAEYYAHRGSVYYNNRKIYGLDEAERDSIKACKLGDNLACHLLQLIHKNYK, encoded by the coding sequence ATGACGGCCAGATATGAAGCGGCGATCTCCGATTTCACAAAAACAATAAAGTATTATCCTAGTTTTTCACCCGGATATTTCTGGAGGGGTAGATCATACAATGAGATAAAAAAGATAAAAGAGGCGTTGTCTGATTTCGATCGGGCGATAGAACTTGATCCCGAAAACGCCGAATACTATGCTCATAGGGGAAGTGTTTACTACAACAATAGAAAGATATATGGACTGGATGAGGCCGAAAGGGATTCTATAAAGGCCTGTAAGTTGGGTGATAATTTAGCCTGTCATCTGCTTCAACTTATACATAAGAACTATAAATAG